The nucleotide sequence GGCGCGGCCGTCAAGGGGTCGCCCCTGTCCGGTGGCTACGCCGGGGCCAAGGCCACGGTCAGGTTCATCGCCGGTTATGCCGCCGCCGAGTCGCAACGGGCCGGGCTGGGCATCGACTTCGTCTCGGTTCTCCCGCAGCTGACCCCGGCCACCGACTTGGGCGCCAAGGCGGTCGCGGCCTACGCCGAGCGGCAGGGCGTCGACGTCGAGACGTTCCTGGCCTCGTCGGGGCCCGCGTTGAGTGCCGAACAAGTCGGGAAGGCGGTGCTGCAGATCGCCGACGGCGACCGGGACGGCCACCTCGCCTATCTGTTGACGGCCGCGGGCTTGGTCGGCCTGGACTGAAACACCAAGGAGAACAACGTAAATGGACACACCACCGATCGTTTCGGCGCAGGAGTGGGAGGCCGCGCGCCAGCAGCTGCTCGTCAAGGAGAAGGAGGTGATGCGCGCACACGACGCGCTGGCGGCCGCGCGCCGGCGGATGCCATGGGTGGCCGTGGAAAAGGACTACGAGTTCGAGGGCCCCGACGGCCCGCTGAGCCTGCTCGATTTGTTCGATGGCCGGCGCCAGCTGGTGATCTACCGCGCCTTCTTCGAGCCGGGCGTGCACGGCTGGCCGGACCACGCGTGCCCGGGCTGCTCGATGATCGCCGACCACATCGGTCATCTGGCTCACTTGAATGCCCGCGACACCACGCTGGTGTTTGCTTCACGTGCGCCGCAGGCCGACATCGCGCGACTCAAGGCACGCATGGGCTGGCAGCTGCCGTGGTACACGCTCACCGACGGTTTCGATGCGGATTTCGGCGTGGACGAATGGCACGGCACCAACGCCTTTATCCACGACGGGCCACGCGTGTTCCGCACCTATTTCGTCAACAACCGCGGCGACGAGGTGCTGGGCAACACGTGGAGCCTGCTGGACCTGACGGCGCTTGGGCGCCAAGAGGATTGGGAGGACTCGCCGCAGGGTTACCCGCAAACCAAGCCGTACGAGTGGTGGGCCTGGCACGACGCGTACCCCGACCATGTGCCGTCGCGATGGTTTGGTGAGCCCGACCCGGACGACCCCAACGATCCCCGTCCGGCGCGCAGCAAATAAGGGGTCGTATCTGCTGTCCATTTTCCGATATTCCGGTAGGTCGGCTGCTACGGTTCGCTGCCATGCCGGTACTGGGTGAGCGCGCGATCGTTCTCGGGGCCAGCATGGGCGGGCTTCTTGCGGCCCGGGTGCTGGCCGACTTCTTCGGCACCGTCACGGTGATCGAACGGGACGACCTGCCCGACGATCCGGTCACCAGGAAGGGGGTGCCGCAGGGCCGGCACCCGCACGCTCTGCTGGCGCGCGGCGCACTCATCCTCGAGGAGCTGTTTTCCGGTTTGATCGACGAGCTCGTCGCCGCCGGTGCGCCGGCGTCCGATGACGGAGATCTGGCCAAGGTGTACATGTGCTACAGCGGCCATGAGGTAATTCAGTCCGCGAAGCTGACCTGCGATCCCGTCGAGCTGGCGGTGTATGCGCCCAGCCGAGCCCTGCTGGAACGCCTTGTCCGGGGCCGCGTGCAGGCGATCTCCAACGTGACGATTCAGCAGGGCCGGGACGCCGCCGAATTCATTTCGAACGCGGACCGCAGTCGGGTCACCGGAGTTCGGGTAACGAGCCGCGGGGGAGACGGTCTAGAGGAGTTGGCGGCCGACCTGGTTGTCGACGCGATGGGCCGCGGTGCCCACACGCCCGCCTTTCTGGAGAGCCTCGGCTATGGCCGGCCGGTCGAGGATCGCGTCACCATGCACACGGTCTATGTCAGCCAACGGCTGCGGATCCCACCCGGCGCCATGACGGAGGTGCTGGCCCTCGTCAGCCCGGCACCCGGTCGCCCGACCGGAATGTTCTTGGTGCGCAACGAAAACGAGACGTGTTTGTTCACGGTCTTCGGAATGGTCGGTCACGAGCCTCCGCGCGAGCTCGCCGGCATGCTGTCCTTCGCGGCCGAGTACGTGCCGGATCGCTTGCTGGAGGTGGTGCGCGCCGGTGAACCGCTTGGACCGGTGGTGCAGCACCGCATGCCGTGCAGCCAATGGCGCCGCTACGACAAGATGCGACGGTTGCCAGAGGGCCTGCTGGCTCTCGGCGACGCGGTCTGTAGCTTCAACCCCATCTACGGGCAGGGCATGTCGGTGGCGGCGCTGGACGCGGTGGTGCTGCTTGACTGCCTGCGGCGCGGTCTGACCGACCTGCCGCGACGGTACTTTCGTGCCGCCGCCAAGACGATCGGGGTGGCCTGGCAAACCGGGGCCACTTCCGATCTGGCGT is from Mycobacterium conspicuum and encodes:
- a CDS encoding DUF899 domain-containing protein, whose amino-acid sequence is MDTPPIVSAQEWEAARQQLLVKEKEVMRAHDALAAARRRMPWVAVEKDYEFEGPDGPLSLLDLFDGRRQLVIYRAFFEPGVHGWPDHACPGCSMIADHIGHLAHLNARDTTLVFASRAPQADIARLKARMGWQLPWYTLTDGFDADFGVDEWHGTNAFIHDGPRVFRTYFVNNRGDEVLGNTWSLLDLTALGRQEDWEDSPQGYPQTKPYEWWAWHDAYPDHVPSRWFGEPDPDDPNDPRPARSK
- a CDS encoding FAD-dependent oxidoreductase, with protein sequence MPVLGERAIVLGASMGGLLAARVLADFFGTVTVIERDDLPDDPVTRKGVPQGRHPHALLARGALILEELFSGLIDELVAAGAPASDDGDLAKVYMCYSGHEVIQSAKLTCDPVELAVYAPSRALLERLVRGRVQAISNVTIQQGRDAAEFISNADRSRVTGVRVTSRGGDGLEELAADLVVDAMGRGAHTPAFLESLGYGRPVEDRVTMHTVYVSQRLRIPPGAMTEVLALVSPAPGRPTGMFLVRNENETCLFTVFGMVGHEPPRELAGMLSFAAEYVPDRLLEVVRAGEPLGPVVQHRMPCSQWRRYDKMRRLPEGLLALGDAVCSFNPIYGQGMSVAALDAVVLLDCLRRGLTDLPRRYFRAAAKTIGVAWQTGATSDLAFPQVEGRRTASMRLTNRLVDRVLTACETDAVVTTQFFRVTGLLDPPARLLNPALLGRVARINLQRRQRNSLSRPTASRVS